Proteins encoded together in one Maridesulfovibrio bastinii DSM 16055 window:
- a CDS encoding Hpt domain-containing protein, with protein MKSINYETLLTHLGDDKELAGEILQVFINDGPDRLESFRAACESSNDELMIKFSHSLKGISATIRAEDLSALAEKAEKLSRSGMLEDACRQYAFLKEELDKVLKDIAIILEG; from the coding sequence ATGAAAAGCATTAATTATGAAACACTGCTCACTCATCTTGGGGATGACAAAGAACTTGCCGGTGAAATTCTGCAGGTTTTTATAAATGACGGTCCCGACAGATTAGAGAGTTTTCGGGCCGCATGTGAAAGCAGTAATGATGAACTTATGATTAAGTTTTCCCATTCACTTAAGGGAATTTCCGCAACCATACGAGCTGAAGATTTATCTGCACTAGCTGAAAAAGCTGAGAAACTATCACGGTCCGGTATGCTCGAAGATGCCTGTAGACAGTATGCTTTTCTTAAGGAAGAATTGGATAAAGTTTTGAAAGATATAGCTATTATCCTTGAAGGTTGA
- a CDS encoding HAMP domain-containing methyl-accepting chemotaxis protein — MFKNLKLGLKLGVGFALVIVLTLVVAFIAYHGMSSVHNRIINSDHVNNVSSMISRARNAEKNFMLRKDQEYVTQHKEIADKIYNEVKLVKKRFKDKNNINQMAQLETASNNYEVAFENYVTLEKQRAETMAKMRGKARIVIAKLQEMRDEQEEDLVAIMAETEKKIKAAINNGNLNIINRIYDEGQKEIDDKFQNADKANLAIISFKDVRKNEKEIIISAGEKMYRDRISKSLAHLYEVLDTIRSRFENPAHIADIDNIKTDVKEYQKFYDEYVDLMEAQVVSNSKMIETARNAQKVCDVAVQDQINKMNEEMESSNMFIFAGSGIALIIGIFAAFVLTRGITGPVSKCVVFAGRMAEGDFTRTLDIDQKDEIGTLVSALNGMVNKLSSVVEEVGSATENVASGSEELSATAQNLSQSATEQAANVEEVSSSMEEMTANIRQNAENAQETEKIAIKAARDAEEGGEAVTQAVDAMKNIAEKISIIEEIARQTNLLALNAAIEAARAGEHGKGFAVVAAEVRKLAERSGAAAGEIGELSTSTVNVAESAGKMLNQLVPDIRRTAELVQEIAAGSNEQHSGAEQINKAVQQLDHVTQQNASASEEMASTSEELSSQSEQLQQTMSFFRVDAGATYRSSAKTRPSVIRSLPESKSVNTNMPEKSDLGSSGSSGGVPLDLGMDSDEDFEKF, encoded by the coding sequence ATGTTCAAAAATTTAAAGCTGGGGTTGAAATTGGGGGTAGGGTTTGCCCTTGTTATCGTACTTACTCTTGTAGTGGCATTTATCGCCTATCACGGTATGAGTTCCGTCCATAACAGGATTATAAATTCAGACCATGTCAATAATGTTTCCTCAATGATCTCCAGAGCCAGAAATGCGGAAAAGAATTTTATGCTCCGCAAAGATCAGGAATATGTAACTCAACATAAGGAAATAGCAGATAAAATTTATAACGAAGTTAAACTCGTAAAGAAAAGATTTAAAGATAAAAACAATATTAATCAGATGGCGCAGCTTGAAACGGCTTCCAACAATTATGAAGTCGCATTTGAAAATTACGTGACTCTTGAAAAACAGCGTGCTGAGACTATGGCTAAAATGCGGGGCAAGGCTCGTATTGTAATAGCTAAGCTGCAGGAAATGCGTGATGAGCAAGAAGAGGATCTGGTTGCCATCATGGCTGAAACTGAAAAAAAGATTAAAGCTGCTATAAATAACGGCAATCTTAACATCATAAATAGAATTTATGATGAAGGACAGAAAGAGATTGATGATAAGTTTCAGAATGCAGATAAAGCAAATCTTGCTATCATCAGTTTCAAAGATGTCCGTAAGAATGAAAAGGAAATAATTATTTCTGCCGGTGAAAAAATGTACAGAGACAGAATAAGCAAAAGTCTCGCCCATCTTTATGAGGTTCTTGATACGATACGTTCTCGTTTCGAAAATCCTGCCCATATAGCCGATATTGATAATATTAAGACTGACGTTAAAGAGTACCAGAAGTTTTATGATGAATATGTAGATCTTATGGAGGCTCAGGTTGTGAGCAACTCCAAAATGATCGAAACAGCCCGTAATGCGCAAAAGGTTTGCGATGTCGCTGTTCAGGACCAGATCAATAAGATGAATGAGGAAATGGAGTCTTCAAATATGTTTATATTTGCAGGTTCCGGTATTGCACTGATAATTGGTATATTTGCAGCCTTTGTGCTGACAAGGGGAATCACAGGACCTGTCAGCAAATGCGTTGTCTTTGCAGGTCGTATGGCAGAAGGTGACTTTACCAGAACACTTGATATTGATCAGAAAGATGAAATCGGAACACTTGTTTCAGCTCTGAATGGAATGGTCAATAAACTCTCCTCGGTTGTTGAAGAAGTGGGAAGTGCTACTGAAAATGTAGCATCTGGAAGTGAAGAACTTTCTGCAACAGCCCAGAATCTTTCACAGTCTGCAACAGAGCAGGCCGCCAACGTGGAAGAAGTCTCTTCATCAATGGAAGAAATGACTGCAAATATCCGCCAGAATGCTGAAAATGCACAGGAAACTGAGAAAATAGCTATAAAGGCTGCCAGAGATGCTGAAGAAGGTGGAGAAGCTGTTACTCAGGCTGTAGACGCAATGAAAAATATTGCTGAAAAGATTTCCATTATCGAGGAAATCGCCAGACAGACAAACCTGCTGGCCCTGAATGCAGCTATTGAAGCAGCCCGTGCCGGCGAACATGGTAAAGGTTTCGCCGTTGTTGCCGCCGAGGTTAGAAAGCTTGCTGAAAGAAGTGGCGCTGCCGCCGGTGAAATCGGTGAACTTTCTACTTCCACAGTAAATGTTGCCGAGAGTGCCGGAAAAATGTTGAATCAGCTTGTTCCTGATATCCGCAGAACAGCCGAGCTTGTTCAGGAAATAGCCGCAGGAAGCAATGAACAGCATTCGGGTGCTGAGCAGATAAATAAAGCTGTGCAACAGCTTGATCACGTTACCCAGCAGAATGCTTCTGCATCTGAGGAAATGGCTTCAACATCCGAAGAACTTTCAAGCCAGAGTGAACAGTTGCAACAGACCATGAGTTTCTTTAGAGTCGATGCAGGTGCAACTTACAGGTCCAGTGCTAAAACAAGACCTTCAGTAATAAGATCTTTGCCTGAAAGTAAGTCGGTTAATACCAATATGCCGGAAAAGAGTGATTTAGGTAGTTCTGGTAGTTCAGGTGGAGTGCCTTTGGACCTTGGAATGGATTCTGATGAAGATTTTGAAAAATTTTAA